The DNA segment taatattctGATCTAGTCCTTGAATGTATAACATGCGTAAATAGTGGGATCATTGGTCATTAAATTGCAATGTTCAAGAACCACTTCGGCACatcatatattttaaggatCAATTTGCCTAAGTTTTAAAGGTTACGAATCAATTCATACTTTGTACACGTTAAAAGACTAATACTCAGATTTGTGGTTCCCACTGACTAAATAGTTACAGGTTTGCATGTTTAAGGACTAAATTGATCCTTTAAATCTAAACTAAAATTAGCTTagacataaattaaaaactaacttttaaaGAAACCAATACAGCAGAGtttctaaaattacttttaactcaaaaaaaaatttattattccaCTGATGTTATACAAACAATGACTTACAGtgttgaaagagaaaaggaacaaGCTAAACTGAAAAGGAAGCTTACTGCACTGTCTTTGGGGCAGTGAATCAGAACGGAAGTATAAGGAGCCGGTGGAGTCAACGACGTGTCCCATATAGTTGGGGAAGAAGAAGCTGAGGAAAACTTCGCATTCGTAACTGCGGCACGAAAATTGACACGGAAATGGGGAAGCCATTGGTACCTAATATTTTTGTGATGGATGGAGAGAAAGGGAACGACGGATGAGTAGTGTATGAGGCGGCGGGAAAGCGTGGGAGGATGAGCACCGACTATGCATGTTAACTGTTTGAGGAAATGCCATGCTGCCATTTCCTTGTCCCAAATGAAACCTTTCACGCCTATTAAAAGAGTGCATCAAATTGCTAATATCAGTAGCACTAAATATACGCGCCTATTACTTGGAgtaattcattttacttttatttcaaattgGTGTTGGTGTGCCTATTTCCcttgaaaacaaattatataattttaaattttaaatgtaaataatggaaatgatattaaaactaaactaaaatttgtatttataattaaaaaaagttaaaattgggaagataaaataaaaatcaaaagggaatttaaggaaaaaaattaattacattttcttaAATACTATGGTGATGTTATTATGTTTCACATCCCCAAACAAAATATACGCATTTAACAACTTATAATTGACAACTTAAATTATTTACcaacttaaaattcatttagtcatttaaataataatattttgattatatttgttttattttaatgtattttaaaatagatagtAAAATGGCTGTAAGTTTTGTCAGGCTGTGCaagtattattttctttataccCAGAATGCATTCATTGCctaagttatatataaataaaatttaaaatgttaaaggTACTTGAAGAGTGATCCTATCTTATCATAATagtcaaaataatatttctttgatatttttaagaaggtatttaatgtttattttaaaaaaggtacACTTATCAtagtataaagaaaaatattaataatatatataataaagcgttcaaatgttaaaatacaaatattcaataataatataatcagTTCATAATAGTCAAATTAACAGTAAAAAACTTATCCTAGTAtgtgtaaaattataatatgaattaattattttgtttgaatggaACTACGGAAATTGACAcagtagaaaataaaagaacgaGAAAGACTTAGAATCTCGTAGCTATGCAATTtggtttctaaaaaaatttacaaaaatttgtaccgttttataatatatatatatatatggggtttgctaatttacatTGCGTTCGTTTGAAGCGATTATACTGTTCACACAGTATTGCGAGCGAGGAATTAAGTTTTTGACATTGTTCGTTTGTGCTGATTTGCGTTGATTTGTGAAGATGGAAAAGCAGCGATTTGCGAGATTGCACTGTTTTAAGCATCCGCTATTTTGGTAAGATTTGCGATGATTTAGATCGAAAAGTCATATATGTCCCtgtattatttgtaaaattccAATACAATTTTTCATCTGAGGTAATCTTTTTCTTGAGAGTGAACAGTTGTGGAAATCTTCATCTCAGGTTTCTTTCAGATTTTGATGTGTTTGTTGCAGGTTGGGGTTAATGGACAAGGAAGAAGATGTTTGATGAGGAGGAGGCAACTGGATGAAGATGACGAAAGCTTGAAGCAGCGGTTGAAGAAGAGATGTTCATGGTCGTGTATTCGGATCCAGAGAAGAGCGTATCTGGTTCcactttttttgaaaataatgcaAATGAGGAGTATTCGGTTACAGAGTTGGTGTATCCGGATCCAGTCAACGTTGTATTCGAATCTGCGCGTGTGTTTATTTTGTTCTAATGGCATCGTATCTGGTTCTGCGATTGTGACTGAGATTTAGGACGAGGATATGGAGCGGGAACTTGCAGATAGATTTGATCGTGGACAAATGCGCCAATGGTGGTGATGACTTCAAAAATCTTGCCCAAAATTGTGGTCGTAAACTgcattttggttttttttatctcatgGCTTGCGTTTTGGTAAGCAAGTAGGTTGGTTATAACTTAATACATGTTTCGATTGAATTAGTGTAAAATGTAGAGGAATGAACATGTTGCTTTGGTCATACTCTTtgagaaattttattaatggaCAATTCGTGATCATGCACTTGAAACTCAAGACATATTCTTCACCGTGCAAATCCACCGCACATTTTCACTTTCAATTCACCAtttccactttctttttctcactctaGTAACTGAAGGGTCCTCTAATTTTTAGTTGACTATACTCATTGATTTCACTCGCTAACAacttgttattatatttatattcatttctaCATTCCTACCCTTTATATGTGAACTTCTTCACTGCGACCAACGTCCCCACACCAAAAGTATATAATTCTTACCACAAAGTCGAAGGGCTCTTTTTGGATTCATGTAAGCAATGAAATTGGCTTTCTCATGGAGAAAGGCCAAGAGCCTCGCATAGACATCGCTTAACTGAACCCAATGAAAAGCTTATGGAATATGGTATACAGGAGGGAATTGCAATTCTTGTGATGGTAATTCTAGTGATTGTATCTTATAGGCACAGAGATAGTGATAGGAAATGGAAtgtataaacattaaaaaatattttggtaatctttataaatatttttacaattaaatataacattaaaaaataacattttatattactttaataattatggatattttgataatctttaatttatattaattaaacaaattttttttatctgtcacatcaatcaaatcctacactaattttcacaaactttatttccaaatttattctcaattactcacaaatctactcaaaaaaacaacaataaaaaattactctcaaattcactcaaatgcattcaaatcatctctcccaaatcatctcTCTCAAATCACTACAAACTAATAAAGCCTTAAGGATGTTTTTTAGTTCATATAGTTTAACAAAGTGtatcaagttttaggttacaaaaatgtttctagttaaaaaagaaaatgaactttaaatccaaaaatattttaataattttaaaatttaatttaaaataaaaaaaataaaaagtaattattaaaaatcttgATTAGTCTACATATACCATTTTAAAtcatgatttttaataattatttttaatcttttttttttaaattaaattttaaaattattaaaatattcttaaatttaaagttattttttttaatagaaatatttttataacctaAAATTAGATACATCCTATTAAAATGTACCAAATGAAAACCTTTTTATtggtaaaataaagaaacagtAAGAGTAGTATGTAAATATCGCATAGAACGTTTAACAAAGACCAATAATCATCGTCATCTTTTCTCATCGGATAAAGAGAGAGAATTGCCTCTTTACTCACACATAGAGATATGGCGACCGCTGTTTCGTGCTCATGGCTTACCCTTCCCTCCCAAATGAAGAACATTTCTCTCACATCCTCTTCCCATCCCATTTGCAATTCCAGTTCTCTCAGTTTCTCCAAAAgcctctctctccctctcttctCACAAGGTACCTTTCACCAACCACCCCATTTGACGGGGCTTCTCTGTTTTCCCTTATTTCCATCAGAAAACGCGAAAGATTCGGTTTTTGTGGAGTTTTCAATTGTGGGTCTGTGTCGGGTTTGGTTTGTTTTCAGGTAATTGCTTGCCGCTGAGCACAGTGCAAAGACGCGCGTCTGTGGTTTGCGAGGCTGCCCCCAAGAAAAAGGTGGACTCCGCTGTGAAGAGAGCTCGCCAAGCCGAAAACCGCCGCATTTACAACAAAGCTCGTAAATCTGAGATTAAAACGCGTACCAAGAAGGTGAAAGCTCTCTGTTATGCTAAAGGAGTTGTTTTGGTTTGGGTTATGTTTCAATTGAATGGTTTGAATTTGTTAGATTATACTTGAGaacttgcattttttttttatttggcatGGAATTGATCTTATCTAAAAATGGTGAAGTTAGTTTCATGTTTGTTTGTGTAAAAATGTCTAAActatagaattttaattttatgtgtttaattttcaaacatTATGTGTACAGTCAATTTTTTAGAAACGGTCCAGGTATTTCTTTTGAAGTAGTTAAAAGAAAAGTCATCAATCTCACCAACATTTTAATGGATGATAGTATAAAAGATCTTTACACTGGTAGTGCATCTAATTAAATTCCAACTATGCTCCCTTctgtattatattatgttgtttttattttacatttcacTACTTTCAATTTCACATAAACTCATCCTCAGACATTCAGAAGACAGTTTTAGGTCTTGTTTAGATAAATTCTCACTAAtaataaaggtaaaaaatgaattaagtttTTTTCATGAGTTAAAATTCACTTATGCACAAGTTAAAATTGGTTTCTGGAAAAGTTGAATgtgagaaattttttaaattagccTATGTATAAGTTAATTCTATAAATTATGTTAACAATACTATATAAGTTTGTTGAATAGTTTATCACCAAGACTGTAGAATGGAACC comes from the Vigna radiata var. radiata cultivar VC1973A chromosome 2, Vradiata_ver6, whole genome shotgun sequence genome and includes:
- the LOC106776431 gene encoding 30S ribosomal protein S20, chloroplastic, with protein sequence MATAVSCSWLTLPSQMKNISLTSSSHPICNSSSLSFSKSLSLPLFSQGNCLPLSTVQRRASVVCEAAPKKKVDSAVKRARQAENRRIYNKARKSEIKTRTKKVLEALEVLKKKQDAVSEEIFPIEKLIGEAYSTIDKAVRAGTLHRNTGANRKARLARRKKAVEIHHGWYIPVPEATA